A region from the Vicia villosa cultivar HV-30 ecotype Madison, WI linkage group LG3, Vvil1.0, whole genome shotgun sequence genome encodes:
- the LOC131657986 gene encoding uncharacterized protein LOC131657986, which produces MGYYLADGIYPEWATFVKTISMPQGEKKNSFAQHQESARKDVERAFGVLQSRFAIIRGSARAWHMESLKHTIYACIILHNMIVEDERHTYGGNFDYSYDNVDDNNSTTETFSGPHPNLATRLQRRASIREKQVHRQLQGDLVEYIWERFGHVDDEI; this is translated from the coding sequence ATGGGATATTATTTAGCAGATGGTATATATCCTGAGTGGGCTACATTTGTCAAGACCATTTCAATGCCACAGGGAGAAAAGAAAAATTCATTTGCTCAACATCAAGAATCAGCTAGAAAAGATGTGGAGCGGGCATTTGGAGTGCTTCAATCTCGATTTGCAATTATACGTGGCTCAGCACGTGCCTGGCACATGGAAAGTCTCAAGCATACCATATATGCATGCATCATATTGCACAACATGATTGTGGAAGACGAACGACATACATACGGAGGTAATTTTGATTACTCTTATGATAATGTGGATGACAACAACTCAACAACCGAAACATTTAGCGGTCCTCATCCGAATCTTGCAACAAGACTACAAAGAAGAGCAAGTATTCGAGAAAAACAAGTTCATCGTCAACTTCAAGGAGATTTAGTCGAGTATATTTGGGAACGTTTTGGACATGTAGATGATgaaatttaa
- the LOC131661270 gene encoding uncharacterized protein LOC131661270 gives MVKFAKAWHMKFPLHNPLLMTFHTIPSSSFSMSSAKRVGTHSGTFHCDEALACFMLRLSKLFSGADIVRTRDPKLLESLDAVVDVGGAYDPIRHRYDHHQKDFYQVFGRGFVTKLSSAGLVYKHFGLEIIGNVLRLDEDHPHVQQLYPAIYRNFVESVDALDNGVNQYDSDESPKYVINTGLGSRIKRLNLDWTDSDQSSDAENEAFHRAMALAGGEFLENVNYYAKSWLPARSIVMECLAARETIDSSGEIIKLNRSCPWKFHIHELEEEMKINPSIKYVIYQDDRSEKWKLQAVAISPARFESRKPLPYLWRGLENDRLSEVAGIPGCTFVHMSGFIGGNRSYDGALAMAKASLKA, from the exons ATGGTCAAATTTGCGAAAGCGTGGCACATGAAGTTTCCGTTACACAATCCTCTGCTAATGACATTCCACACCATTCCATCATCATCTTTCTCCATGTCCTCCGCTAAGCGCGTGGGCACGCACAGCGGAACCTTCCACTGCGACGAGGCCCTCGCTTGCTTCATGCTCCGCCTTTCCAAACTCTTCTCCGGTGCCGATATAGTTAGAACCAGAGACCCGAAGCTTCTTGAATCATTGGACGCCGTAGTTGATGTCGGAGGCGCTTACGACCCGATACGACACCGTTACGACCATCATCAGAAGGACTTTTACCAGGTTTTCGGTCGAGGCTTCGTCACTAAGCTCAGTAGCGCCGGACTTGTCTATAAG CATTTTGGATTGGAGATAATTGGAAATGTGCTTCGTCTTGATGAAGATCATCCTCATGTACAACAGTTATATCCAGCTATATACAGAAACTTTGTAGAG TCAGTTGATGCTCTGGATAATGGAGTGAATCAATATGACTCGGACGAATCTCCGAAATATGTAATCAACACAGGATTAGGATCGAGAATAAAACGATTGAATTTGGACTGGACGGATTCTGATCAGTCATCTGATGCAGAAAACGAAGCGTTTCATAGGGCAATGGCTCTGGCTGGTGGTGAATTTTTGGAG AATGTGAATTATTATGCAAAATCATGGTTGCCGGCGCGGTCTATTGTTATGGAGTGTCTTGCAGCAAGAGAAACTATTGATTCCAGTGGGGAGATTATAAAACTAAATCGATCTTGTCCT TGGAAATTTCACATACATGAGCTCGAGGAGGAAATGAAAATCAATCCTTCGATCAAATATGTTATTTACCAG GATGATAGGAGTGAGAAATGGAAACTACAGGCAGTGGCAATTTCACCCGCTAGATTTGAGAGCAGAAAACCACTACCATATCTTTGGAGGGGTTTGGAAAATGACAGGCTATCTGAGGTTGCTGGAATTCCAGGTTGTACTTTTGTGCACATGAGTGGTTTTATTGGAGGAAATCGAAGTTATGATGGTGCTCTAGCAATGGCAAAAGCATCTTTAAAGGCTTAG
- the LOC131661271 gene encoding rhodanese-like domain-containing protein 14, chloroplastic, which translates to MTAFTSTALQYSSTSYLQSWVPSIEGTRDHNSWCVRVRSYKPTSQRFHQQNIARGLTIQSAATKQAKTPAEEEWKVKRELLLQKRVKSVEPKEALRLQKENKFVILDVRPEAEFKEAHPADAINVQIYRLIKEWTAWDIARRAAFAFFGIFSGTEENPEFIKSIEEKLDKNAKIIVACSAGGTMKPTQNLPEGQQSRSLIAAYLLVLNGYANVFHLEGGLYRWFKEDLPTVSEE; encoded by the exons ATGACGGCTTTTACATCAACTGCTCTACAATATTCATCCACATCATATTTACAATCCTGGGTACCTTCTATAGAAGGCACTCGTGATCATAATTCATGGTGTGTAAGAGTGAGATCATACAAACCCACTTCTCAAAGATTTCACCAACAGAACATTGCAAGAGGACTAACAATCCAGAGTGCGGCCACAAAACAAGCGAAAACACCAG CTGAAGAAGAGTGGAAGGTTAAGCGAGAATTACTGCTGCAGAAAAGG GTAAAAAGTGTGGAACCAAAGGAAGCTCTGCGCCTtcagaaagaaaataaatttgtGATTCTTGATGTAAGGCCAGAAGCAGAGTTCAAGGAG GCTCATCCCGCAGATGCAATTAATGTGCAAATATACAGGCTTATAAAAGAATGGACAGCCTGGGACATTGCTAGACGTGCTGCATTTGCATTTTTTGGTATTTTCTCTGGAACAGAAGAGAACCCCGAGTTTATCAAGT CTATTGAGGAAAAATTAGATAAAAATGCAAAGATAATAGTAGCTTGCTCAGCAGGAGGAACAATGAAACCAACACAAAATCTGCCTGAAGGTCAACAATCTAG GTCTCTAATAGCAGCTTACTTGTTGGTCCTAAATGGTTACGCCAATGTCTTCCATCTAGAAGGTGGGCTTTACAGGTGGTTTAAAGAGGATCTGCCAACTGTTTCAGAGGAGTGA